A stretch of DNA from candidate division KSB1 bacterium:
AATAGGCTTTCCATCCGCTCTTTTCCGCTCCAGCGGAAGCCAAATAATGCGTACGGGTTTTCCGGTCGAACTTGACGGCCGCAGGATTGCCGTCCGGGTCGCTCTGCGGCGCATCGGCAAGATAATGGAATCGCGGTTCCAGCTCATTTCGGTGACGCGCCAGCTCTTCGACCAACGGCGCTCGGGTCTCGCGCAATTTCGGGAATGTGCTTGCCGCCATGAACAAGCCCGCCTGACCTTCCCGCAGCAAAAAGTAGTCAGCCGACTTTGTACAACGGCACTCCGGCATGGGGATGGGTTTCATGACCGGCGGCGCCGGTTGACCGTTGCGCAGCAATTTGCGCGTATTTTTGCATTCGGAATTGGTGCAGGCAAAGAACTTGCCGAAGCGCCCGGTCTTGAGCTGCATGGGAGTGCCGCACCGTTCGCAGATCAACTCCGGACCGTCGTAGCCTTTAAGACGAAATTTGCCCGTCTCTACTAAACTTCCTGGACAGTCAGGGCTGTTGCCGCAAAGATACAGTCTACGGCTTTCATCGACCAACCAGCCGTCCATTGCCGACCCGCAAATCGGGCAGCGCTTTTTCTGCAGCAGCTCCATGGGATCCCCTTCATCCTCATCGCCGGATGCCGTCGATTCTTCGGCCGGAATGAGATTGAGGGTTCTTGTACAGCGATCCGGTCCCGCCTTTTCATAACCCGAACAGCTGAGGAACACGCCGGTTGCGCCCGTGCGAACGACCATCTGTCTTCCGCAATTTGGGCAGTTAATATTAACCAGCAAAGGCTCGTTGCGGCGCATAGTCTGTTCCGCTTCCGTCAATCGCTTTTTAAAATCGGCATAAAAGTCGTCCAACATCTGCCGCCAGTTACGGTTGCCTTGTGCAATCTCATCGAGACCCGTCTCCATGCCGGCGGTAAAGTCGTAATCCATCAAATTCTGAAAGTTCTCCATCAGGCGGTCGGTCACGATCTCGCCGATCTTCATTGCGTAAAAGCGGCGGTTTTTCAACTGGACGTAGCCGCGTTCCTGAATGGTCGAAATAATGGAAGCGTAAGTGGACGGACGGCCGATGCCGCGCTTTTCCAGCTCCTTGACCAGGCTCGCCTCTGTGTAGCGTGCGGGCGGCTTGGTAAAATGCTGCTGCGGATCCAATTCGACGAGATTCAGCTTTTGTCCGACCTCTACGTGCGGCAACGGCTGATTCTCCTCGGATTTCTGCGGCGGGAGGACCTTCATCCAGCCGTCGAAGCGAAGCACGCTGCCGGTTGCCTTCAATTCATAGTCGCCTGCACCGATGGCGATGGTCGTACGATCGAATTCCGCCGGCGGCATCTGACAGGCGACAAACTGCCTCCAGATCAGCTCATAAAGTCGAGCTGCATCTTTATTGAGCGAAGCGATGCTGCCCGGACCTTTGCTAACATCCGTAGGCCGAATGGCCTCGTGCGCTTCCTGCGCCGTAGGTCCGCTCTGATAATAGTTCGGCGTGGCAGGCAAATATTTTTCACCGAAAGCGGAACGAATGTATTCGCGACATGCCGCCAGGGCCTCGGCGCTGATGTTGCGGGAATCGGTGCGCATGTAGGTGATATGCCCTTCCTGGTAAAGCTGCTGCGCCAATGCCATGGTCTTTTTGGTGCTGAAACCGAGTCGCGAAAAAGCCGCCTGCTGCAGCGTGCTGGTGATGAAAGGCGGATAGGGATTCTGTTTGACCGGCGAAACTTTGTAATCCTGCACAACATATTCCGCATCCTGCAGAATCGCCAAAGCTGCATCGATTTCATCGCGCGATTTCGGCTCGAACTTTTCGCCCCGACAGGCAGTGACTCGTGCGCGAAACGGCAGCTCGGCCTTGAGGATGGCATAAAGTTCCCAATATTCTTCCGGCACAAAGGCGTGAATTTCCCGCTCCCGTTCGACGATAAGCCGCACGGCAACCGACTGGACGCGTCCGGCAGAGAGTCCCCGCGCAATCTTTTTCCACAAAAGGGGGGAAAGCATATAGCCTACCACGCGATCGAGAAAGCGGCGCGTCTGCTGCGCCTGAACGCGCTGCATGTTCAGATCGCCGGGCTGGGCAAACGCCTGCTGAATGGCCGGACGAGTGATCTCGCTAAAGGTGACGCGGCGGTATTTGCGCAGATCCCCGCCGATCGCTTCGCGCAAATGCCAGGCGATCGCCTCGCCCTCGCGATCCAAATCGGTTGCCAGATAGATCTCTTCGGCTTCGGCGGCCGCCTTTTTGAGTTCCTGAAGGATCTTTCGCTTGTCGGGCAAGATGACGTAATGCGCCTGCCAGCCGTTCTCCGGATCCACCCCCATCACCCGTACCAGGTTCTCATACTCGCGCCGGCGCTTCAGTTGTTCCTTCTCCTGCTCGGACAGCGTTTTGGGAAGCGGCGAAGCTTTTGGTTTCTCTTCTAAATCTTTTGCCGATGTCGGCAGATCACGGATATGGCCGACGCTCGACTTGACCAAATAGTCTTTGCCCAAATATTTGTTGATGGTTTTCGCTTTTGCCGGAGACTCAACAATGACCAGTTTCAATTCCGCCCTTTCATTAAAAACCCTTGGGAAATGTAATGACATGCATTACCATTTGCAAGTTTTACCTTGTGCTGTTGCAGGAAAAATCTTGAAATCGTACTAAAAATTGTTTACCATATTCCGTGCTTTTTCATCAATGAAGCTTTTATTCGGTATTCGGTTTGGAAAATACACGGTGATTGCATCCTTTTTTCGGCTTTTTAATCAAATTCGTGAATATTTTTTTANNNNNNNNNNATGTAATGACGCATGTCTCCATTTGCAAGGTTTACCTGTCATCGACAGGAAAATTCTTGAAATGGTAAGAAAAATTTTTTACCATACTTGCGAAATGTTGATTTCGTTTCAAGTCTACAAAAAATCCCTTATTGGAAGTGCATCCTTTTTGCAAAGATTCAATCAAAGTAATGAATATTTTTATATGCAGTCATGTTTTAAGGGCGGATTTGCAAAGGTGAAAGTATAAAGGATGATAAGGTCATGAATTCTGAACGCGAATTGAATCTTGAAGAGATCGAGCTGCAGGAATGGCTCGAATCGTTGGATTATGTCATTCAGACCGGCAGTCACGAGCGTGTGCAAAGGCTGCTGTTGGAGCTGCAGAATCGGGCGAGATTTTCCGGCATTCGCCTGCCCTTTACGGCCAACACGCCCTATCTGAACACCATCCCGTTGGAAGAACAGCCGCCTTATCCGGGCAGCCGCGAGATCGAACGACGGATCAAAAGCATCATTCGCTGGAACGCCATGGCCATGGTCGTGCGCGCCAACCGCAATGAAAAAGGCATCGGCGGTCATATTTCCACCTACGCTTCCGCGGCGACGCTTTATGAAGTCGGCTTTAATCACTTTTTCCGCGCTCCGCGCGAAGGGTTCAGCGGCGACATCATCTACTTTCAAGGTCACGCTTCGCCGGGAATTTATGCCCGCGCCTTTGTGGAAGGCAGGCTCACGGTTGAGGATCTGAAAAACTTTCGCCACGAGTGTCATCCCGGCGGCGGCCTTCCCTCCTATCCGCATCCGTGGCTGAAACCCGACTTTTGGCAATTTCCTACGGTTTCCATGGGACTGGGGCCGATCATGGCCATTTACCAGGCGCGGTTCAACCGCTATCTGGAAGACCGCGGCTTGAAACCGCGCGACGACGCCAAAGTCTGGGCGTTTTTAGGCGACGGCGAAACCGACGAGCCGGAAACGCTCGGCGCCATTTCGCTGGCGGCGCGCGAAAAGCTCGACAATCTCATTTTCGTCATCAACTGCAATCTGCAGCGACTCGACGGCCCGGTGCGCGGCAACGGCAACATCGTCCAGGAGCTGGAAAAAGTCTTTCGCGGGGCCGGTTGGAACGTCATTAAAGTGCTGTGGGGCAGCGACTTTGATCCGTTGTTTGCCAAGGACAAAGACGGCCTGCTGGCCAAGCGGGTGGGCGAGATCATCGACGGCGAGTTTCAAAACTATATCGTTCGCGGCGGCGCTTATGTGCGCAGCAAATTTTTCGGCAGCCACCCGCAGCTGCTCAAGCTTGTCGAGCATTTGAGCGACGACCAGATTTCGCGGCTGCGTTTGGGCGGACACGATCCGGAAAAAGTTTACGCGGCTTACAAGCGGGCTGTCGAAAGCACCGGCGCGCCCACGGTTATTCTCGCGCGTACCATCAAGGGTTACGGCTTGGGAGAAGCAGGAGAAGGCAAGAACATCACGCATCAGCAGAAGCAGCTGAACGAACAGGAACTGCGGGAATTCCGCTCGCGCTTCGGCATCCCCATCTCGGATGAGGAAATCAACGACGTGCCGTTCTATCGGCCGCCGGAAAACAGTCCGGAAATGCAGTACCTGCAGGAGCGAAGAAGGCAGCTGGGCGGTTACGTGCCCACCCGCCGCATGGTCAGCGTGCCGGTCTCGCTGGGCGAGCCGGAGTTGTTCGAAGAGTTTTACGAGGGCACGCAGGATCGCGAAGTGTCCACGACCATGGCCTTTGTACGAATTCTGGCCAAGCTGCTCAAGGACAAGAATCTGGGTAAATTGATCGTGCCGATCGTACCGGATGAGGCGCGAACCTTCGGCATGGAGGCGCTTTTTCGCCAGGTAGGCATTTATTCCCATGTGGGACAGCTCTACGAGCCGGTGGATAAGGAACAGCTGCTTTATTACAAAGAGTCTCAGGACGGTCAAGTCCTGGAAGAGGGCATTACTGAAGCAGGTTCCATGTCCTCCTTTATTGCCGCCGGCAGCGCCTACTCTACCCACGGTATTAACACGATTCCCTTTTTTATTTTTTATTCCATGTTCGGATTTCAGAGGATCGGCGACCTGATTTGGGCTGCAGGCGACATGCGCACGCGCGGTTTTCTCATCGGCGGCACATCCGGAAGAACGACGCTTGCCGGTGAAGGTCTGCAGCATCAGGACGGGCACAGCCACCTGCTCGCCTATCCGCTGCCGAACCTAAAGGCTTATGATCCCGCTTATGCCTACGAGCTGGCGGTCATCATCGAAGATGGTCTCCGTCGCATGTACAAAGATCAGGAGAGCCTGTTTTACTACATCACGGTCATGAATGAAAACTATCCGCAACCGCCGATGCCGAAGGTCGAAGGGATTCGCGAAGGGATTCTCGGCGGCATCTATCGATACCAAACCTCGACGTTGGCAAAGCCAAAAGGGCGGGTGCAGTTGTTCGGCAGCGGAACGATTTTGAACAAGGCGCTCGGTGCCAAGCAGATTTTGGAAGAGCAGTACGGCGTAGCGGCCGATGTGTGGAGCGTTACGAGCTATAAGGAGCTCTATTACGATGCCGCGCAGGTCGACCGCTGGAATATGCTGCATCCCGATCAGCCGCCGCGGACGCCTTTCCTGCTTCGGCAGCTGGCTGGAGCCGAGGGACCGATCATCGCCGCTTCCGATTATGTGCGCACGCTGCCCGAGTCCGTAGGTCGCCGACTGCCGAACCCCTTCTTCAGCCTCGGCACCGACGGCTTTGGCCGCAGCGACGGACGCCGTCATCTGCGTGAATTCTTTGAAGTCGATGAACGATACATCGCCTATGCGGCGCTTTATATGCTTTTCAAAGAAAACAAATTGACCCTCAAAGAGCTCCAGGCCGCGGCAAAGGCGTTGAACATCAACCCCGAAAAAGCAAACCCCTTTACGTCATAAACGATTCACCTAAAGACGAACGAGGACAAGCATGACGTTCGAATGCAAAATACCGGAATTGGGCGAAAATGTGCAATCGGGCACCGTGGCTGCGGTTTTAGTCAAGCCGGGCGAGCACATCAAAAAGGATCAGCCGCTCATCGAATTGGAGACGGAAAAGGCAGTGGTCGAAGTGCCTGCCGAGGCCGAAGGAGTCGTAAAGGAAATTTTGGTGCAGTCGGGCCAAAAGGTCCAAGTCGGTCAAACGATTCTCATTCTCGAGTCCGAGGCAAAGGCGGAACAACCGCCGCCTCCGGCTGCTGAACCGGAGCAAGCTCGCCCAATCGAAACCGCTGCACCTGTCGCGGTGGTGGAGATCGTCGTTCCCAATTTAGGCGAAAACGTCGCCAAGGGTACGGTAGCGGGAGTTTTGGTCAAAGTCGGCGATGTCATCAAAGCGGAACAGCCGGTCATCGAGTTGGAGACGGATAAAGCCGTTGTTGAAGTGCCGGCAGACCGAGGCGGCGAAGTGGTGGAAGTGCTCGTTAAAGCGGGTGAGGTCGTACAGACCGGCCAGGTCATTCTTCGTCTCAAAAGTTCAGAGGCGGCGAAAACAAAAGTCGAGGTGCCGGCGGAAGAAATTCGCCGACAGGCTCCTGCCCCGTCTCTGAAAAAAGAAACGGTTCCGGCTACACCGGTGCCGGAGGAGACCCTTCGACCCGCGGCTTCGGCCTATCCGGCGGCGCCGGCGGCGCCTTCGGTAAGACGCTTTGCCCGCGAGATCGGTGTCAACATCAATGAAGTCAAAGGCAGCGGACCGGCAGGACGTATCTCGATCGAGGATGTCAAAGCCTACGCCAAGCAGTTGCTCTCGGGACCAAGCCGCGGCGCTGCTCAGCCGCCGACGACGGAACCTCTGCCGGATTTTTCAAAATGGGGAGAAGTAACGCGCGAACTGATGAGCTCGGTAAGGGAAAAAACCGCCGTGCATCTTTCGCATGCCTGGCATGAAATTCCGCACGTTACTCAGTTCGACAAGGCCGATATTACGGAACTGGAAGCGCTTCGCAAGCAGTACGCTCCACGGGTCGAGCAAGCCGGCGGCAAGCTGACGATCACCGCCATCCTGCTCAAGACGGTGGCTTCAGCTCTCAAGCTGTATCCACAGTTCAACGCTTCGGTGGACATGCGCACCAAGGAGATCATCTACAAAAAATATTACCATATCGGCGTGGCGGTGGACACGCCGCGGGGATTGTTGGTGCCGGTAATTCGCGACGTCGACCGCAAAAATCTTACCGAATTGGCGGTCGAGTTGGCTCAGGTTTCGCAAAAAGCGCGCGACCGCAAACTAACGCTGGAAGACATGTCCGGCGGCAATTTTACCATCAGCAACTTGGGCGGCATCGGCGGCACCTTTTTTACGCCGATCATCAATTGGCCGGAAGTCGCCATTCTCGGCGTTTCGCGCGCCGTTTGGGAGCCGGTTTACCGCAATAACGAGTGGACGCCTCGGCTGATGCTGCCTCTTTCCTTATCTTATGATCATCGTCTGATCGACGGCGCCGACGGAGCGCGCTTTATCCGCTGGATCGTCGAAGCGCTCGAACAGCCGTTTGCTATGATTTTGGAAGGGTGAGGCAGCCTCCAGGGAGAGTTTTGAACGGATAGAACTTACGCGGAGACTTTATGAACAGTCAATCGACACAATTAGCGGTCATTGGAGCCGGTCCAGGCGGCTATGCCGCAGCTTTTCTGGCAGCCGATCTCGGCATGCAGGTTACGCTTATCGATCCGGAAAAAAATCCCGGGGGTGTCTGTCTGCATCGCGGCTGCATCCCCTCCAAGGCGCTCCTCCATGTCGCCAATCTGATCAACGAAGCGCATGAAGCGGAAAAATGGGGCGTTAAATTGGGTCAGCCGCAAATCGATTTGGACAAGCTGCGCGCTTTTAAGGACGGTGTGGTTGCCAAATTGACGGGCGGAACCGGACAATTGGCCAAACAGCGAAAAATTAACCACCTGCAGGGCAAGGCGGTTTTTAAAAACAACAAAACGCTGCAAGTAACGCTGAACAGCGGCGAAAATGTCGAGGTAACTTTCGAACATGCCGTGATCGCCACCGGATCGCGGCCGGTCGTCATTCCGTCTTTGGCGCTGGAAAATCCGAACTTTTGGGACTCGACGGCCGCTTTGGAGCTGCGCCAGATCCCCAAGAGGCTGCTCGTCATCGGCGGCGGCTATATCGGCTTGGAAATGGGAACGGTCTACGCCTCTCTCGGCAGCGAAGTGACCGTGGTGGAGATGCTGCCGGGCATTCTGCCGGGCGCAGATCGCGATCTGGTCAGAGTTTTGGAAAAAAGCTTGGAGGGCAAATTCAAAGCCGTTTTGACGGAAACCAAGGTCGTCAAAACGGAAAAAGACGGCAACGGGATTCGCGTCACGCTCGAAGGTGCAAAAGTAAGCGAAACACAGCAGACCTTCGATGCGGTATTGATGACGGTCGGCCGAAGGCCAAACACTGAGGGTCTCGGCCTGGAAAACACCCGTATTCAATTGACAGCGCGCGGCTTTATCCAAGTCGATGCGCAGCGACGTACGGCCGAACCGCATATCTTTGCCATCGGCGATGTGGCCGGCGAGCCGATGTTGGCGCACAAGGCTTCTCACGAAGGACGCACGGCCGTTGAGGCGATTGCGGGACACAAGGTCGCATTCGAACCGGCCGCCATTCCGGCGGTTGTCTTTACAGATCCCGAGTTGGCGTGGGCCGGTTTGACGGAGCAGGAAGCCAAAGAGCGCGGTATGGCCGTTGAGGTGATGCGCTTTCCTTGGGCGGCATCGGGACGCGCTCTCACCATGGATCGCATCGACGGCATGACAAAATTGATTATCGAACCGGAAACAAAGAGAATTTTAGGCATCGGACTGGTGGGCGCGGGTGCCGGTGAGCTGGTGTCGGAGGGAGTGTTGGCGATCGAAATGGCGGCGACGGCCGAGGACTTGCAGCTGACGATCCATCCCCACCCCACTTTGAGTGAAACGGTGATGGAAACCGCCGAAATGTTCTTCGGCACTTGCACGCACGTTTACCGCCCGAAAAAGAAATAAATAGGATCGTATTCGGCTGCAACCATCCGGTAAGCCCGCTTAAAATTGCAGATCTATTTCACTGACTAAAAAGCTGTCGCAGAGCGAGTGGCGTTTGATGCGCAGGTAAAGCTCCATAATGCCTTCGAAATCGCCGGCCGCCACTCCGCTTCCTTCGTAGCAAAATGTGTTGAGGGTGGTATACTCTGCCACGCCTGCAGGCAGGTTCGCACGCAATTCCACCGGTTGAAAATTGCGCAGCTCGACGCCGGGCGGCAGCGACCGAAATATCTCTTTGCAGGGGCCTACTCTTTCCTCGGCATAGACGTGATAACTAAAAGAAAATGAAGCGCTTTTGATCAGTCTCTTTTGTTTGATCGAGGTGTGCAGCTGCTCAAAAGCATTTGCGAGCGCTTTCTCGAACTCATCTACCGCTGATTCCGGCAGGCAGAGATGCGTCTGACATTCGAGGTGCAGGAGCTCTTTGACAATCTCTCCCATCGTTTCGCGCCGAATGTTGTGGCGACGATGGAAAAAATACTTGAAGCTTTTACCGCTTCCCTGCATGTAGCCCATTAAAAATCCCTTAGTCAAAAGAAATGGCGCATCGACGACAATTTCGTAAAATCGCTCCGCCATGGCCAACCTCCTTTCGAGTTACCGGCAAATCACATCTCACCCTCTTAAACAGCGCATCATTCCAAATCATTCTCGATGCAGTGCTCACAAAGAATATTTGCAGCCGAAAGTAATTCTGGGACCAAAATATTCTACCTGAGCGGTTCTTTCCTTGCGTCCGGCGTAAAAACGCAGCGGCTGATTGAGAAGGTTGTTCCATTCAAAAAAGAGCCCGAATCGGGATGAGACCCGCCACGATCCATTGAGGTCGAGAAAAGTGACGGCGTCATACCATCGTTCCAAACCCGGCGTCAGATCGATCTCCTTTGAATCCAGGTATGGAGCGGCTCGGCTTAGAGAAACGCCGATTGTCGCCGTTTTGCTCTCATAAGTCAGGTTCGCGTTAAAAGTATATTTCGGAGCTCCGGGCAGAGGAATATTCCTTCCCGGCCAAGAAGGGTAAGAAGCTGCGGAAAACAGGCGCGTGTAGTTCATATAAAAGCTGAGACGCGAAAGGAGGCCCGGCAGGAAATCGAGAGGCTTTTGGCCGCTCAATTCGATGCCGGTTAGCCGCCCATTGCCGCCGTTACGCGGCTGATAAAACTCGGTGACGGTTTTTCCGGTAACCGGATCCAGCGCATTATTTTCGCGATAAATATAAAAAAAGCGCTCGATTTCCTTATGGAAGATGCCGGTTGAAAACAATCCTACGCCCTGGTCATACCGCTCAATCGAAAAATCCCAATTGTGAGAACGGCATGGCATCAGGTCGGGGTTGCCGACCCGCAGCACTTCACCGGCGCGTTTGAGCTCGCGGTAAGGCACCAGATCATAGAAATCAGGCCGCGCGATGCTCTTCGAATAGGCAGCGCGCAAGACGAGCCGATGACCCGGCTCATAGCGAACATGAAGGCTGGGCAAAAGGTGAACATACTCACTCTTTCCGCTTGCCGGCGCAAGGCTGTCGGAACCTTCCGTCATTTCGTAGCCTCGGTAGAAAACGGAAGTGTTTTCCAGACGGGCGCCGAAAATGAGCTTCAACCGTTTGCCGATATTCTGCTGCAGCATCGCGTAAGCGGAAGAGACGTTTTCTTCGGCATCATAGTTTTGCGTCCCGTATTGCTGCGCCAATGGTTTTTGCTTAAATAGCACTGTATCGTTGAAATTTAATCTGCCTAAAAATGAAGGAGTTGTAAAACGGCCGAGTTGATAATTTCCGGCATAGAAACGGGAAGGCGTGTAATCAGCGGTCGGAGTGCGCGTCATGTCGCTCCACTCGCTTTTGCCTTCCGGCGTCAGAGAGATCTGCAAGCCTTGTACGCTGTTGTGCTTGTCCAAGCGCTTGAATTTACCGCCGAATTGCAGCGTATTCTTCCAAAATCCCTTTTTAATGAGCGGCGTCCTTAGATCGATGCTCAGTCGAGTATCCTTTTCCGCAACGGAGCGAAATTCCTCCCGCATTTCTTCGAATTTAAAAAGCGAATCCGGAGTGTTGCTTTGAAAGTAGGGCGTCCGCAAGCTTGATAAATCGACAACGACGTCGGCATTTTTGACCCACCACTGCAGATATCGTTCGTGGGGCCGCTCCTCCGTTACGCGGGTATGCGAAAGGTTCCACTCGATGGTCCAGCGGCTGAACCAATCGTGCTTGCCTTTCAGACGAAAGCCGAGCAACCGTTGCTGTTCCAGCCGGGCGTTATCCTGATCGACGTTTCCGCCTTTGGTTTGTCGATAGATTTGCGACCTTTCTGCAATGTCGTTTTTGCCGGGCGGTTCCATCCTGAAACGAAGCCGCTGACGCACCTCCCAGTCATCCCGCTGGTTGAGAAGAAGATTGAGAAAAAAGCGGTTCTCATCGTTTGGTCGATAATCCGCCGCCAAAGTGACTCCCCGCCGCAGACGACGGACGTCATAGCGACGAATATCCCATTGTGAAGCGTAGATGCCGCCTTTTTTGTCGACGCTCCAAATCCCTTCGCTGTTATGGGCGCCCAGGCGGCGATCGTTGATGCTGCCGGAAAGGGAAAGACCCAATTTTTCGTTCAAAAACCGTCGCCCGACCGTTGTAGAGCCGTTCAGCAATCCCCGACCGGTAAGGAAATCGTAGCCGCTGCCGAGGCTGAGGTTGAAACGTCGGCTGAATACCGCCGGTCGAGTGAGCAAATTAACCGTTCCTCCGATCGCATCGCCGTCCATATCCGGCGTGTTGTTTTTATAGACTTCGACGCTTTGAATGAGGTCCGTGGAGATCATGTCGAGCTGAACGGCGCGGGTTTGCGCATCCGGTGAAGGCAGGCGCTCACCGTCCAAGGCGACCGAATTGAGCCGCGGATCCAAGCCGCGGATTCCCGCATAGCGCGCCTCGCCCTGATCATAATTGACCGTCACGGCAGACAGCCGCTTGAGTGCATCGCCGATGTTCTGATCCGGAAAGCGCACCAGCTGATCCGCCGAAACGACGACCGCAATGCGGTCGTCGGACATTTGCTGATTAAGCGCTTTGGCTTGCCCCTTGAGATGTTCTCCCATAACCGTCAGCTCACCCAGCTCCAGCACGGACGGTTGAAGAATAAAATCCTCGCGCCTCGTCTGTCCCTCGGCGATTTCCACTTGCTGCTTTATCTGTGCAAAGCCGATAAAAGAAACCAAAAGCGTATAACGCCCAGGCGGCAGGTTGACAATTCGGTACTCTCCTTCGGCGTCAGTGACGTCTCCGGTGTTCAGTTCGAGCAAAAAGACGTTCGCCCCGACCAACGGCGCTTTTTGGTCATCGAGCACTCGTCCGGTTAAAACGCCGCCCTCTGCCGTTGCGGAGCCCGCCATTATCATCCCCGCTGCAAGGAACAGCGTGCCCAAACCATGGAGTATTTTATAAAGCCCTCTCATCAAAATAAACTGTCAGTCCATGGGAAGCCAGTGCGCTCAGAGTTCTTTTTCGGCAAAATGGTAAAGATTTTTCCAGGAAATTCAAAATGAATTTGCGAGAAAAAAAGCGCCCCCTAGAACTTGTCGAGGGCGCTTTGAGGAGGAAATTTAACGAGGTATAGGAAACGGCATCATCAGTTTTGGAGATCAATCAACCGATTAACCGTGCTATTTCAGCAACAGCATCTTTTTGGTGTCGCTGAACTCCTGCGCATGGAGGCGGTAATAATATACGCCTGAGCTGACTCGCAGACCCTGATCGTCCTTTCCATCCCAGACAACCGAATGGTAGCCCGCTTCCATTTTTTCCTTAAATAGAGTCCTCACCCTCTGCCCGAGGACGTTATAGACCTCCAGCGTCACGTAAGCCTCTTTGGGAACGTCGAAGCGGATCGTGGTTTCGGGATTGAACGGATTGGGATAATTCTGCGCCAAGCGGAATTCGCGCGGCAGCGGCGCTTCAGCGCGCACCGGTCCATGCAGCGAAGAGGCGCTGTCCAGGCCGATTTCTTCTATCTTGTAATAGTAGCTGCGACCGCCTGCCGCCGCCTTGTCGGTGAATTGATAACGACCGTCCGGCGCATAGGGGATCAGCTCATCATTGATTTTGGTATATTCACCATCTTCACGCGCGCTGCGGAGCACGTTGAAACCAGACAGCAGTCCGCCCTCGACAGTCTCCCAGGTAAGCTGCACACCCTTATAGGGTTCCGCTGTACAGCTCAAGTTGACGAGCTGCACTTTTACTTTAACGCCCCACCACCTGTGCGCCACATCCGAGTGATCGGTCGCCCTGACATTGACGGAATAATAGCGATAAGGCGGATACTGGTTGAGATCCATGGTGAACGTCTGGCCGTAAGCCTTTTGCTGATTATCGACATACCAGGTCACGGTAACCAGATCTCCGTCTTCGTCGCGCACTTCAACGCCGAAATCGATTTTTGCCAGCGTGCCGGGCTCGACTTTGATCACCTCCTGCGTCGGCCAATAGCGGACGATTTGCGGCGCCCGATTACGATCAATGACCGTGATCTTGACAGAGTCAAGGTCGCGTCCGCCCTTCATGTCCAATGCTCCGAACACGGCATAGATCGTCCGGGTCTTCTGAGGCGCTTGAACGAACGAGAAACTCGGTTGCCAGGTGAAGGTCCAGGTGCCGTCGCCGTTGCTCGACAGTGCCGAACCTTCGGG
This window harbors:
- the lpdA gene encoding dihydrolipoyl dehydrogenase translates to MNSQSTQLAVIGAGPGGYAAAFLAADLGMQVTLIDPEKNPGGVCLHRGCIPSKALLHVANLINEAHEAEKWGVKLGQPQIDLDKLRAFKDGVVAKLTGGTGQLAKQRKINHLQGKAVFKNNKTLQVTLNSGENVEVTFEHAVIATGSRPVVIPSLALENPNFWDSTAALELRQIPKRLLVIGGGYIGLEMGTVYASLGSEVTVVEMLPGILPGADRDLVRVLEKSLEGKFKAVLTETKVVKTEKDGNGIRVTLEGAKVSETQQTFDAVLMTVGRRPNTEGLGLENTRIQLTARGFIQVDAQRRTAEPHIFAIGDVAGEPMLAHKASHEGRTAVEAIAGHKVAFEPAAIPAVVFTDPELAWAGLTEQEAKERGMAVEVMRFPWAASGRALTMDRIDGMTKLIIEPETKRILGIGLVGAGAGELVSEGVLAIEMAATAEDLQLTIHPHPTLSETVMETAEMFFGTCTHVYRPKKK
- a CDS encoding TonB-dependent receptor, translating into MAGSATAEGGVLTGRVLDDQKAPLVGANVFLLELNTGDVTDAEGEYRIVNLPPGRYTLLVSFIGFAQIKQQVEIAEGQTRREDFILQPSVLELGELTVMGEHLKGQAKALNQQMSDDRIAVVVSADQLVRFPDQNIGDALKRLSAVTVNYDQGEARYAGIRGLDPRLNSVALDGERLPSPDAQTRAVQLDMISTDLIQSVEVYKNNTPDMDGDAIGGTVNLLTRPAVFSRRFNLSLGSGYDFLTGRGLLNGSTTVGRRFLNEKLGLSLSGSINDRRLGAHNSEGIWSVDKKGGIYASQWDIRRYDVRRLRRGVTLAADYRPNDENRFFLNLLLNQRDDWEVRQRLRFRMEPPGKNDIAERSQIYRQTKGGNVDQDNARLEQQRLLGFRLKGKHDWFSRWTIEWNLSHTRVTEERPHERYLQWWVKNADVVVDLSSLRTPYFQSNTPDSLFKFEEMREEFRSVAEKDTRLSIDLRTPLIKKGFWKNTLQFGGKFKRLDKHNSVQGLQISLTPEGKSEWSDMTRTPTADYTPSRFYAGNYQLGRFTTPSFLGRLNFNDTVLFKQKPLAQQYGTQNYDAEENVSSAYAMLQQNIGKRLKLIFGARLENTSVFYRGYEMTEGSDSLAPASGKSEYVHLLPSLHVRYEPGHRLVLRAAYSKSIARPDFYDLVPYRELKRAGEVLRVGNPDLMPCRSHNWDFSIERYDQGVGLFSTGIFHKEIERFFYIYRENNALDPVTGKTVTEFYQPRNGGNGRLTGIELSGQKPLDFLPGLLSRLSFYMNYTRLFSAASYPSWPGRNIPLPGAPKYTFNANLTYESKTATIGVSLSRAAPYLDSKEIDLTPGLERWYDAVTFLDLNGSWRVSSRFGLFFEWNNLLNQPLRFYAGRKERTAQVEYFGPRITFGCKYSL